Genomic DNA from Thermus amyloliquefaciens:
CGGCCACAAAGGCCGCGGCCCCCTCCAGGAGCCTTTCCGCATCCAGGCGCATGGCCCGCTTCGCCTCCTCCCCAAGACCGCCAAAGGCGAGAAGGTCGGCGAAAACCGCCTCCGGTAGCGGCGGCAGGTCTAGAACCAGGGCCTCCTCACGCCACACCACCCCCTTCATCCTCCCCTCCTTTCCCGTTCCTCCCGCATTTTCCTCAGCATATCCCCCGTGCCCACCCGCCTACGCAGGGCGCGGGCGAAGGCCAGGAGCCGCAACCCTCCATCCGCAGGAAGAAGCCCACCAGCCCCGCATGCGCGTGGGAGGGGCGGAAGGGCCCCCCAGGCTGGGGAAGGGGTAAGAGAGGGTGCCCCGGAGGGCGGTGTATGGCGGTAGAAAGGGACCGCCCAGACGAAGAGGAAGTGCCAAAAGCCCACGGGTCCTCCCCGAGAGCGGCCCCCAGGGCCTAGCCCCCCTTGCGGATCAGGATCTCCACCCGCCCCGGGCCGAGGTCCTTCAGCAGGTAGGCGTGCCCCTCCTCCTCGAGGCGGGCCAGGAGGTGCACCGGGCGGCGCACGTGGTGGACCAGAAGCTTCTCCCCAGGCTTGAGGCCAGCCAAAGCCTCCAGGACCCGCATCATGGGCAGGGGGGGCTCGAGGTTCTCCTCAATCTGGACCTCCGCCTGGTAGTCCTCCCAGTCCCCTTCGCTCAAGGGGCCGGGGCCTGCGGCCACCCCTCGCCCTTCCCCAAACTGCTGGCGGTAGAAGTGAACGCGGTAATGCCTCTCCCCCAGCCGCTCGCACCAGGCCAAAAAGCCTTGCTTCCCCAGGACCTTGTAAAGGGGGATGGGCTCAAAGAGCACCTCCAAAACCAGCCTCTTCCCGGGTTCCACCTCCTGGGCCGCCGCCATGATGGCCTGGAAGGGCTCCCCGCCCCGCTCCAGGATGGGCCGCACGTCCAGCTGGAAGCCAACGGGGGCCGATAACCAAGAAGGCGGCGGGGTGCCGAGGAGGCTTTCCGCCTGCCCTATGGGCACCTCCGGCCTGGCCTCCACCCCCAGGGCCCGGTTCAAGCGGGCCACCAGCTCCTCAGGCTCCAGCCCCCCCATCCTGGCCGCCTGGGCCACGGTGACCAGATTGGGCATGGTCTTGCGCAGAAGGGGGTTCTTGAGCTTCTGGAAAACGGGGCTTGCCTCCACCAGGACCTGAAGGAGCTCTGGCCAGCGCCTTAGGACCTCGGCCACCTTCATCTCGGGGTGCACTACCGCTTGCCGATCCTCACCCGCCATACCTCCGGTCCCTCCTCCAGGTACGCCCAGTCCACCTGCCCCGGCCTTTCCGCCATGAGCTGGTAGTAAAGGGGCTTGGGATCGTGGTCGTTGACCAAGACCAAGCTCTCCCCAGGCTTCAGGCTGTCAAAAAGGGCAAAGATCCGGGGGTGCCGTTCCCGTGGGGGTAAGGTGCGCACATCCAGCTCCATGCCCTAAGCCTCCCTCGCCCTTCCCTTCCCCGCCATGACCTGGGTCATGCCCTCTTTTCGCCGGATCGTTCTCGGGAAGGCTCGGAAAAGCCGACCCCTTTTCGGGGCCCCCGCCCTGACGAAGCCAGGGCGGGGTAGAGCAGGGTGCGCTAGCAGGGCTTTTCCGCCCCTTTTCGGGCGTAGTAGTACCAGTTCAGGAAGAGGTTGAAGGCGTAGAAGACCATGAGGCCATAGAAGAAGGCGGTAAAGCTCCCTGTGGCCTTTTGCGTGTAGCCGGCCAAGGTGGAGAAGATGAAAGGCCCATAGGCGGCGATGGCCGCAGTCCAGCCGATGACCCCACCCGCCTGCCTGGGGGGGAAGATCATGGGCATCTGCTTGAAGGTGCTGGCGTTCCCCACCCCGCTGAAGAAGAAGACCAAGAGCATGGCCAGAACAAAGAAGGGGAACTGCTCCAAGGAGGTGGGCCGGGTATAGAGGGTCACCAGAAGGGCGGAGAGGAAGATGCCGATGGCGGAAACCTGGGTGACGATGGCCCCTCCATAGCGGTCTGAGATGGGCCCAGCGATGACCCTGGCCAACGAACCCACCAGCGGGCCCAGGAAGGCGTACTTCAGGGGATCGGGGGCACCGTCAAACTTCCCGTAGACCTCCCGGATCAAAAGGGGAAAGATGGCGGAAAACCCGGAGAAGGAGCCGAAGGTCATGATGTAGAGGCTGGTCATGAACCAGGTGTGTTTGTCGCGGAAGATGTCCAACTGCTCGCGAAAGTTAGCGCGCACCGGGACGCTTCTTAAGTACACCCATGCCAGCAAGGCCCCCACCAGCACAAAGGGCACCCAGATGAAGGTGGCGTTCTGCAACCAGATGGGTTGGGATACCCCGGGCTTGGGGGTAAAGGTTTGGGGCCCGCCCAGAAGGGAGCCAAAAAGGGCGAAGCCGATGATCCAAGGGGTCACGAACTGGACCACGGAAACGCCGAAGTTGCCGATGCCCGCTTGTAACCCTAGGGCCGTCCCCTGGAGGCGCTTGGGGAAAAAGTAGCTGGTGGAGGGCATGAAGCCCGAGAAGTTCCCCCCGCCGATCCCCGCCAAGAAGGCCAAGAGGAGAAGGATCCAGTAGGGGGTATGGGTGTTCTGCACGGCAAAGCTCCAGCCCAGGAGGGGGATGAGCAGAAGCAGGGTGGAGAAGGTCACCAGGTGCCGGGTGCCCAGAATAGGGGGCAGGAAGGTCCAGACGATGCGCAAGGTGCCCCCAGCGAGCCCCGGCATGGCCGTGAGCCAGAAAAGCTGGAGGGTGGAAAGCTCAAACCCCACCTTGGGCAGGCGCACCACCAGGGCGCTCACCACAAACCAGGTGATGAAGGACAGGGTGAGGTTGAAGGTGGTGATCCAAAGGGTGCGCCAGGCCAAGGCGGCATCCCACCGCTTGGGATCCTCGGGGTTCCACTCGGAGATCCAGGTACCCTTCGCTGCCTTCAGCATGGGCGATCTCCTTTCAATTCAAACTCGTTTTTAAGGTGCTTGGCCTCCTGTTGCAGAAGCTGGAGGACGGTAAGGTGCATCCAGAGGAAGCTCACCGCGGCAAGAAGGAAGAGGACGAAGAAGGTCATCTGGGGCAGACCAGTCCAGGCCTGGGCGTAGGCGAAAAGGGGCGGGAGGAAGAAGCCCCCCAAGGCCCCCAGCAAGCCCACCAGCCCCCCACGGCCCCCACGTCCTTGGGGAAGTAGGTGGGGATGTGTTTGTACACCGCCGCCTTACCGACCCCCATTCCCACACCAATCAGGAACACCAAGGCGGTGAAGAGCCAAACGTTCATGGTGAACCGCATGACCTCCTTGGCCCCCTGCTTGGTGTAGAGGACGATGTGCCCCTCCGGCATCATGAGAACCCCCGAGGCCAGGAGGATGATGCCGAAGGTCCAGTACATGACCCTCCGGGCCCCGAAGCGGTCGGAAAAGTAGCCGCCCAGGGGCCTTAGGAGGCTCGCGGGGAAGATGAAGAGGGCGGTGAGGAGGGCGGCTTCATGCAGAGGCAGGCCGAAGACATCCACGTAGTACTTGGGCAGCCAGGCGCTTAGGGCCACGTAGGCCCCGAAGACCACCACGTAGTAGAGGCTGAAGCGCCAAACCCTTACGTACCTAAGGGGTGCCAGCATTTCCAAGAAGGGCCTTCCCTGCCCTGGGCGCTTATCCTGCCTGGGGGTACCGACCCACATGACCAAGCCCATCAGGACGAGGAGCACCGCGTACAGGAAGGGAATGAAGCGCCAGCCCCCTGGGATGAGCCCCCCCAGGTACCCAGCGGCGGGGACGCTGGCGATGAGGGCCGGGCCGATGAACTTGGTGACGCTGGCCCCCACGTTCCCCGCGCCAAAGACCCCGAGGGCAAACCCCTGTTGGTCCTTGGGGAACCAGGCGGAGTTCCAGGCGATGCCCACGCTGAAAGAGTTGCCGGCAAAGCCCACCAAGAAGGCGTAAAGAAGGAGCTCCTGGTAGCTTCCTGCCCGGGATACCAGGTAGGCGGGGATGGCGGTGAAGAAGAGCATGAGGGTGAAGACGAGCCGCCCTCCGTAGCGGTCGGTGAGGATGCCAGCGAAAAGCCGCCACAGGGAGCCGTTCAGGATGGCCACCGCCGAGAGCCAGGAAAGCTGTACGTCCGTGAGGCCAAACTCCTTGCGGATGGGCACCCCCAGCACCCCGAACATCAGCCAGACGGCGAACATCACCGTGAAGCCGAGGGTGGAGAGCCAGAGAACCCTAAGCCGGTCTGGACGTTCTTTTTCCAGCTGAAGGGGATCCTGGACCATGGTTCACCTCGCCAGCTTGCGTATCCAGATGGCTATCTGCCAAGGCCTAAAGAGGTAGCCCAGAGGGACGGTGATGATGTGGACCAACCGGGAGAAGGGGAAGAGCGCTAGGAAGACCCAGAAGTTGAAGACGTGGAGCTGGGTCCAGAAGGGCAGGTCGGCGATGAGTTCCGGCCGAGGCTGCAGGGTGAGAACAGACCACAGGTAGGGGGTCATGACCGCCGGGAACCAGAAGCTCCCGTAGCGGTAAAAGAGGGCGGTAAGGACCCCGGAAAGGGCGGAGACGAAGACCACCACCAGCACCAGGTAATCCATAGGGGTGGAAGCCGCCCGCACCCGGGCCACGGCCATCCGCCGGGCCAGGAGCACGTAGGTGCCCACAAGGGCCCAAAGCCCAAGGCCGAGCCCGGTGATCTCCAGGAGGTAAAGCCTTAAGGGCACAGCGTTCCAAAGGAGAAGCCCCTTGGGGACCAAAAGGGCCAGAAGGTGGCCAAGGAGCACCAAGACCAGCCCCCAGTGCATGGCCACGGAGCCGTAAAAGAGGCGCTTTTGTTCTAGAAGCTGGCTGGACTGGGCCGAGACGGAAAAGGGCCTATACACCATGCGGTAGGCGGTGACCGCCACCGCCAAGGTGAGGGCGATGTAGGGGAAG
This window encodes:
- a CDS encoding DUF2249 domain-containing protein — encoded protein: MELDVRTLPPRERHPRIFALFDSLKPGESLVLVNDHDPKPLYYQLMAERPGQVDWAYLEEGPEVWRVRIGKR
- a CDS encoding DUF2249 domain-containing protein, with product MAGEDRQAVVHPEMKVAEVLRRWPELLQVLVEASPVFQKLKNPLLRKTMPNLVTVAQAARMGGLEPEELVARLNRALGVEARPEVPIGQAESLLGTPPPSWLSAPVGFQLDVRPILERGGEPFQAIMAAAQEVEPGKRLVLEVLFEPIPLYKVLGKQGFLAWCERLGERHYRVHFYRQQFGEGRGVAAGPGPLSEGDWEDYQAEVQIEENLEPPLPMMRVLEALAGLKPGEKLLVHHVRRPVHLLARLEEEGHAYLLKDLGPGRVEILIRKGG
- a CDS encoding MFS transporter encodes the protein MLKAAKGTWISEWNPEDPKRWDAALAWRTLWITTFNLTLSFITWFVVSALVVRLPKVGFELSTLQLFWLTAMPGLAGGTLRIVWTFLPPILGTRHLVTFSTLLLLIPLLGWSFAVQNTHTPYWILLLLAFLAGIGGGNFSGFMPSTSYFFPKRLQGTALGLQAGIGNFGVSVVQFVTPWIIGFALFGSLLGGPQTFTPKPGVSQPIWLQNATFIWVPFVLVGALLAWVYLRSVPVRANFREQLDIFRDKHTWFMTSLYIMTFGSFSGFSAIFPLLIREVYGKFDGAPDPLKYAFLGPLVGSLARVIAGPISDRYGGAIVTQVSAIGIFLSALLVTLYTRPTSLEQFPFFVLAMLLVFFFSGVGNASTFKQMPMIFPPRQAGGVIGWTAAIAAYGPFIFSTLAGYTQKATGSFTAFFYGLMVFYAFNLFLNWYYYARKGAEKPC
- the narI gene encoding respiratory nitrate reductase subunit gamma, which translates into the protein MNWNTLLFGVFPYIALTLAVAVTAYRMVYRPFSVSAQSSQLLEQKRLFYGSVAMHWGLVLVLLGHLLALLVPKGLLLWNAVPLRLYLLEITGLGLGLWALVGTYVLLARRMAVARVRAASTPMDYLVLVVVFVSALSGVLTALFYRYGSFWFPAVMTPYLWSVLTLQPRPELIADLPFWTQLHVFNFWVFLALFPFSRLVHIITVPLGYLFRPWQIAIWIRKLAR